The following are from one region of the Vibrio parahaemolyticus genome:
- a CDS encoding ABC transporter ATP-binding protein: MFANAIGIQLSDASLQYKDSQTPTLAKVNMVIPIGRWTVLLGRSGCGKTTILRYLAGLLDDQVDWHGELITTDGAALHDRVAYMAQQDLLLPWLNVLDNVCLSSRFSHAYSNSADEKQRALNLLEHVGLADYAYAKPAQLSGGMRQRVALARTLMQDKPLVLMDEPFSALDAVTRHKLQTLSAELLKDKTVVLITHDPQEAVRLAHQLYVLQGTPAQALHLDVPDSPPPRLLDGECATLQQAILDQLEKDYE, encoded by the coding sequence ATGTTCGCTAACGCGATTGGCATTCAGCTTTCCGACGCCAGTTTGCAATACAAAGACAGCCAAACACCGACTTTAGCGAAAGTGAACATGGTCATTCCTATCGGTCGATGGACGGTATTACTCGGGCGAAGTGGCTGCGGAAAAACCACGATATTGCGTTACTTAGCTGGCCTACTGGATGACCAAGTTGACTGGCATGGCGAACTCATCACAACCGATGGCGCCGCACTGCATGACCGTGTCGCTTACATGGCTCAGCAGGATTTATTGCTACCGTGGCTTAACGTGCTGGATAACGTCTGCCTCAGCTCGCGCTTTTCTCACGCCTACTCAAATTCAGCGGATGAGAAACAACGCGCTCTCAACTTGTTAGAGCACGTTGGGTTGGCAGATTACGCTTACGCCAAACCCGCTCAACTCTCTGGAGGTATGCGACAGCGCGTAGCCCTTGCTCGCACTCTGATGCAAGACAAGCCTTTGGTTTTGATGGATGAACCTTTCTCAGCATTGGACGCCGTGACTCGCCACAAATTGCAAACTCTCTCTGCCGAGTTACTAAAGGACAAAACCGTTGTCTTGATTACGCACGATCCACAAGAAGCAGTGCGATTGGCACACCAACTCTATGTGTTGCAAGGCACGCCTGCTCAAGCACTGCACCTTGATGTACCTGATTCGCCACCACCTCGCCTACTTGATGGAGAATGCGCAACATTGCAGCAAGCGATTTTGGATCAGTTGGAGAAAGAC